The following are encoded together in the Chanodichthys erythropterus isolate Z2021 chromosome 16, ASM2448905v1, whole genome shotgun sequence genome:
- the tmem68 gene encoding transmembrane protein 68 isoform X1, whose protein sequence is MSSGNESCLFENGSVSLLSCLVHVWEEWVGLGQLEDYLSFLEYLLWVFTPLAVVFILPFLIVILLYLSILFLHVYKRKIQLREAYSNNLWDGARKTLATLWDGHGAIWHGYEIHGLEKIPDEGPALIVYYHGAIPIDYYYFLASVIIQKGRTCHSVADHFLFKVPGFKLLLEVFSVIHGPQEECVKALRNGHLLGISPGGVREALFSDETYPLIWGKRKGFAQVAIDSKVPIIPMFTQNLREGFRSLGTLRFYRWVYERFRLPIAPIYGGFPVKFRTYLGDPIPYDPKLNAAELAEKKNRFIRTVAESVPSFHHMLTSGATGSSSTYRQTPEDTWKRPPSSFGAIPKGTQRRLAHLPSLRLNK, encoded by the exons ATGTCCAGTGGGAATGAGTCCTGTCTGTTTGAGAATGGATCCGTCAGCCTCCTCTCCTGCTTAGTTCATGTCTGGGAGGAGTGGGTAGGGCTTGGGCAGCTCGAGGACTACCTCAGTTTCTTGGAGTATTTGCTGTGGGTTTTCACGCCTCTAGCAGTGGTCTTCATCCTGCCTTTTCTCATAGTTATCCTCCTCTATCTATCCATACTCTTCCTCCATGTGTACAAACGCAAGATCCAGCTGAGGGAAGCTTATTCCAATAACCTGTGGGATGGTGCGAGGAAAACTTTGGCAACCCTATGGGATGGACATGGAGCTATTTGGCACG GTTATGAAATCCATGGTTTAGAGAAGATTCCAGACGAAGGACCGGCTCTCATAGTCTATTATCATGGGGCAATTCCTATAGACTATTATTATTTCTTGGCAAGTGTTATCATTCAGAAGGGAAGAACTTGTCATTCGGTGGCAGATCATTTTCTGTTCAAGGTCCCAG GGTTTAAGCTCCTCTTGGAAGTGTTTAGTGTGATCCACGGACCGCAGGAGGAGTGTGTGAAGGCCCTGCGGAACGGCCACCTCCTGGGCATCTCTCCTGGAGGAGTACGGGAAGCCCTGTTCAGCGATGAGACGTACCCTCTGATCTGGGGCAAACGCAAGGGATTTGCACAAGTGGCCATTGACTCTAAAGTG CCAATTATACCAATGTTTACTCAAAACTTGAGGGAGGGATTTCGCTCTCTAGGAACATTAA GATTTTACCGATGGGTGTATGAGAGGTTTCGTCTGCCTATAGCGCCCATCTATGGAGGATTTCCAGTCAAATTTCGCACCTACTTGGGTGACCCCATTCCGTACGACCCCAAACTCAATGCAGCCGAGTTGGCTGAAAAG aaaaatcgGTTCATAAGAACAGTAGCCGAGTCTGTCCCTTCATTTCATCACATGCTAACCTCAG GTGCAACAGGCAGTTCAAGCACTTATCGACAAACACCAGAAGATACCTGGAAACGTCCTCCGAGCTCTTTTGGAGCGATTCCAAAGGGAACACAAAGAAGATTAGCACACTTGCCTTCTCTCAGACTGAACAAATGA
- the tmem68 gene encoding transmembrane protein 68 isoform X2, producing the protein MSSGNESCLFENGSVSLLSCLVHVWEEWVGLGQLEDYLSFLEYLLWVFTPLAVVFILPFLIVILLYLSILFLHVYKRKIQLREAYSNNLWDGARKTLATLWDGHGAIWHGYEIHGLEKIPDEGPALIVYYHGAIPIDYYYFLASVIIQKGRTCHSVADHFLFKVPGFKLLLEVFSVIHGPQEECVKALRNGHLLGISPGGVREALFSDETYPLIWGKRKGFAQVAIDSKVPIIPMFTQNLREGFRSLGTLRFYRWVYERFRLPIAPIYGGFPVKFRTYLGDPIPYDPKLNAAELAEKVQQAVQALIDKHQKIPGNVLRALLERFQREHKED; encoded by the exons ATGTCCAGTGGGAATGAGTCCTGTCTGTTTGAGAATGGATCCGTCAGCCTCCTCTCCTGCTTAGTTCATGTCTGGGAGGAGTGGGTAGGGCTTGGGCAGCTCGAGGACTACCTCAGTTTCTTGGAGTATTTGCTGTGGGTTTTCACGCCTCTAGCAGTGGTCTTCATCCTGCCTTTTCTCATAGTTATCCTCCTCTATCTATCCATACTCTTCCTCCATGTGTACAAACGCAAGATCCAGCTGAGGGAAGCTTATTCCAATAACCTGTGGGATGGTGCGAGGAAAACTTTGGCAACCCTATGGGATGGACATGGAGCTATTTGGCACG GTTATGAAATCCATGGTTTAGAGAAGATTCCAGACGAAGGACCGGCTCTCATAGTCTATTATCATGGGGCAATTCCTATAGACTATTATTATTTCTTGGCAAGTGTTATCATTCAGAAGGGAAGAACTTGTCATTCGGTGGCAGATCATTTTCTGTTCAAGGTCCCAG GGTTTAAGCTCCTCTTGGAAGTGTTTAGTGTGATCCACGGACCGCAGGAGGAGTGTGTGAAGGCCCTGCGGAACGGCCACCTCCTGGGCATCTCTCCTGGAGGAGTACGGGAAGCCCTGTTCAGCGATGAGACGTACCCTCTGATCTGGGGCAAACGCAAGGGATTTGCACAAGTGGCCATTGACTCTAAAGTG CCAATTATACCAATGTTTACTCAAAACTTGAGGGAGGGATTTCGCTCTCTAGGAACATTAA GATTTTACCGATGGGTGTATGAGAGGTTTCGTCTGCCTATAGCGCCCATCTATGGAGGATTTCCAGTCAAATTTCGCACCTACTTGGGTGACCCCATTCCGTACGACCCCAAACTCAATGCAGCCGAGTTGGCTGAAAAG GTGCAACAGGCAGTTCAAGCACTTATCGACAAACACCAGAAGATACCTGGAAACGTCCTCCGAGCTCTTTTGGAGCGATTCCAAAGGGAACACAAAGAAGATTAG